The Gemmatimonadaceae bacterium DNA window TCGCGAACTACGAGATGCTCGTCCGCGGCGTCCGCACCGCCCTGCTCTACTTGGGGCTCGCGATCGCCGTGATTTGCGCCGTGGATTGGGCCGTTCGCACGCGGCGCATCAGCCCGTTCAACAAGATCAGCCGCTTCTTCCGCACGACGATCGATCCGCTCCTCGCGCCGATCGAACGCGTCATCGTGCGCGCGGGCGGGCTGCCGTCGGCCGCGGCATGGTGGGCGCTCGTGCTGTTCGTCGTGCTCGGCATTCTGCTCCTCGCGCTGCTCGATTTCATCCACAGCATTCTCGTGCAGGCGGTCTTCATGGTGCAGCAGCCGAGCACCGCGCCGCCGATCCTCGTGCACTGGGTGTTCTCGATTCTGATCATCGCACTGCTCGTGCGTGTGATCTCGACGTGGCTCCCGATCTCGCCCTACTCGCGGTGGATCCGGTGGTCGTATGTCCTCACCGACTGGATGGTGCGTCCGATGTCGCGCGTCATTCCGCGCATCGGGATGTTCGACATTACGCCGATCGTACTCTGGTTTCTGTTGCAGCTCGCTGAAAAAGTCGTCGTGGGCGCCATGATGTGAGTGACGTGCGTGAGGTAAGTCCGCCGCTTCGCGTCACCGAATCGAATGGTCGCGTCCGGTTTTCGGTTCACGTTCAGCCGCGCGCTTCGACGACGAGCGCGGCCGGTGTGCACGGCGACGCGCTCAAGGTTCGGCTGGCGGCCCCGCCTGTTGACGGTGCCGCGAACCAGGCGCTCGTGGAATTTTTCGCCGAGATCTTCAGGGTTGGACGGCGGGACGTTAGAATACTCGCCGGCGAGACCTCGCGATCGAAGATCGTCGAGATCGACGGCATCACCGCGCGCGCTGTCCAGGACCTCGCCAAAGGAAGTGCGCGCTGAGCAGGGATGGCTGGATACATGACGCGAATTCTCTTGGTCGGCAGCGATCTGCCGTTACTGGAAGGCCTGGCGCAGTCGCTGGGCAGCGCGGGATTCACGCCGCTCGTCGCGCAGTCGTTGGCCGAAGCGCGCGAGATCGCGGCGCAGGATGCGCCGCTCGTCGTCGTCATCAGCCGCGCACTTGCCGCCATGGCGAGCGCGGAAACGCTCAGTATTCCTGTCGCGCCGGGTGGAGCGCTCATGCTCTACCGTGCGATCGGCAGCCCGCTCGTCACGTTCTCGCCCAGCGTGCAGCGCGCCGTGCTCGCCGATCTCACGCTGCCGCTCGAGCGCAACCGTCTCATCGCCCTCGTACATCACGTGGATGAGCGTGCGAAAGTCACCGGCCGCGCGGACACCAGCGGCGGCTCGAGCCACGAGATCACATCGCTCTGATCCGGCGCGATTGCCTCTCGTTGTAGAGGCTGATACACTTATTAACACAACCGATTCGTGGCGATTTAGGGCAACTTGCGGCCACGTAAAACATTCCGCTAAAGCGCCAGCCCCAGCCCAAGCGCTCGCGGGCATTTTCTTTTTTTACAGCCCCCGATGGAAACCAGAGCACCAAATCCGTATCTCGCCGCGATCGCACAGCGCGTCCTCGTCTACGACGGCGCGATGGGCACGAACATTCAGCGCTTCCACCCGACGCCCGACGATTTCGGCGGCAAGTCGCTGGAAGGCTGCAACGATCACCTCGTGCTGACGCGGCCCGACATCATTCAGTCGATCCACGAGTCGTTCCTCGCCGTCGGCTGCGACGTCGTGGAGACCTGCACCTTTCAGTCGACCCCTCATCGTTTGAGGGAATGGGGAATCGACGAGAAGACGCGCGAGCTCAACGTGGCCGCGGCGCGTCTCGCCCGCGCGGCCTGCGACAAATACTCGACGCCGGACAGACCGCGCTTCGTCGCCGGGTCGATCGGTCCGACGGGCATGCTGCTGTCGAGCAACGATCCCGTGCTGTCGAATACGACTTTCGCCGAGTTGGAGGACAACTACTACACGCAGGCGAAGTATCTGGTCGAAGGCGGCGTCGACGTTCTCCTCGTCGAAACCGCGCAAGACATCCTCGAAGTCAAAGCGGCGATCGCCGGCTTCGAGCGACTGTTCGCCGAGATTGGCCGTGGCGTCGCGATCCAGGCGCAGGTGACGCTCGACACGAGCGGCCGCATGCTGCTCGGCACCGACATCGCGAGCGCGATGACGACGCTCGAGGCGCTGCCGGTCGATGTGATTGGACTCAATTGCTCGACGGGCCCCGAGCACATGCGCGAGCCGATCCGCTTTCTGGCGACGAACGCATCGCGCCCGGTGTCGTGCATTCCGAACGCGGGGCTGCCGCTGAACACGGGCACCGGTGACGCGGTGTATCCACTCGAGCCCGGGCCGATGGCCGACGCGCTCGGCGAGTTCGTCGAGAAGTTTGGTGTGCGGGTCGTGGGTGGATGCTGTGGGACGACGCCGGAGCATCTCAAGGCGATCGTTGAGCGAGTGTCATTGCATGGGGCGGACCTGTCATCCCGAGCGGAGGCGCGTAGCGCCGGAGTCGAGGGACCCCCTTCTGCCGAGGAGAGCTCCTCCGTCAGGACGGGGGTCCTTCGACTCGCTCCGCTCGCTCAGGATGACACGGTGGCGGGTTCCCACCGCGGCTCAAAGGTCGCCCGCGCCGCCAGCGCCATGCGCGCCACCGACTTCGACCAGAATCCAAAGCCGCTCTTGATCGGCGAGCGCGTCAACGCGCAGGGCTCGCGCAAGGTGAAGCGCCTGCTGCTCGCCGACGATTACGAAGGCATCTCCGACGTCGCGCGCGAGCAGGTCGAGTCGGGCGCGCACGTGCTGGACGTGTGCGTCGCCGTCACCGAGCGCGCCGATGAAGCGGAGCAGATGCAGAAGGTCGTGAAGCTGCTCTCGATGACCGTCGAGACGCCGATCATGATCGACTCCACGGAGCCGGCGGTGATCGAGCGCGCGCTGGAGACCATTCCCGGACGCGCGATCATCAACTCCATCAACATGGAGAACGGGCGTGAGCGCATCGACAAGGTCGTGCCGCTGGCGAAGAAGCACGGCGCGGCGCTCGTCGCGCTGACGATCGATCCGGTCGGCATGGCGAAGACGCGCGAGCGCAAGCTGGAGGTGGCGAAGAAGATCTACGACATCGTCGTCGGCGAGTACGGCATGCGCGCCGAAGATCTGATTTACGATGATCTCACCTTCACGCTTGCGACGGGCGACCAGGAGTGGGTCGACTCGGCGGTCGAAACGATCGAAGGCATTCGCTTGATCAAGCGCGAGCTGCCGGGCGTCTACACCTCGCTTGGCGTTTCGAACGTGAGCTTTGGTCTCGCGCCGGACGCGCGCGCGGTGCTCAACTCCGTCTTTCTGCATCACTGTGTCGAGGCAGGTCTCGACATGGCGATCGTGAATCCGGCGCACGTGCAGCCGTATGCGGAGATCCCGGCGGACGAGCGCGCGCTCGCCGACGAGTTGGTGTTCAACAAACGGCCCGACGCGCTCCAGCGATTCATCGAGCATTTTGAGGGCCGGGCGACCGGCGCGGCGGCCGGAGGCGCAGCCGACGGCCTTCAAATAGACGCATCCAGTGAACTTTCGCCGGAGGCGAAAGTTCACTGGATGGTGGTGCACAGGAAAAAGGACGGCATCGAAGCCGCGCTCGACACCGCCGGCGTCCGCGAGCAGCCTGTGCGCGTCCTCAACGACGTGCTGCTCCCCGCAATGAAGGAAGTCGGCGACAAATTCGGCGCCGGCGAGCTCATTCTGCCGTTCGTGCTGCAGTCGGCCGAAGTGATGAAGAAGGCCGTCAAACATCTCGAACAATTCCTCGAGCGCGCGGAAGGCTACACCAAGGGCAAGGTCGTGCTCGCGACCGTCTATGGCGACGTGCACGACATTGGCAAGTCGCTGGTCAACACCATTCTCTCGAACAACGGCTACACGGTGTTCGACCTGGGCAAGCAGGTGCCGGTGAACACGATCATCGAGAAGGCGCTCGAGGTGAACGCCGACGCCATCGGCCTCTCGGCGCTGCTCGTCTCGACGTCGAAGCAGATGCCGCTGTGCGTGCAGGAGCTCGATCGCCGCGGGATTCAGATTCCGGTGCTGATCGGCGGCGCGGCGATCAACCGCCGCTTCGGCCGCCGCGCGCTGTTCGTGGAAGGCGAGCGCGCCTACGACTCGGGCGTGTTCTACTGCAAGGATGCGTTCGAGGGTCTGGAGACGATGGACCGCCTGCAGGACGACGGCACGCGTCAGGGCTTCGTCGATCAACTGATCGCCGACGCGAAGAATGACAAGTTCTTGAATACCAATGTTGGAAAGGATCAATCGGCGGGCACCTCGGGCGGCCAGCGCAGCGACGTCAGCGCGGACAATCCCGTTCCGTCGGCGCCGTTCTTCGGTACGCGGAC harbors:
- a CDS encoding DUF167 domain-containing protein, with the translated sequence MREVSPPLRVTESNGRVRFSVHVQPRASTTSAAGVHGDALKVRLAAPPVDGAANQALVEFFAEIFRVGRRDVRILAGETSRSKIVEIDGITARAVQDLAKGSAR
- a CDS encoding homocysteine S-methyltransferase family protein codes for the protein METRAPNPYLAAIAQRVLVYDGAMGTNIQRFHPTPDDFGGKSLEGCNDHLVLTRPDIIQSIHESFLAVGCDVVETCTFQSTPHRLREWGIDEKTRELNVAAARLARAACDKYSTPDRPRFVAGSIGPTGMLLSSNDPVLSNTTFAELEDNYYTQAKYLVEGGVDVLLVETAQDILEVKAAIAGFERLFAEIGRGVAIQAQVTLDTSGRMLLGTDIASAMTTLEALPVDVIGLNCSTGPEHMREPIRFLATNASRPVSCIPNAGLPLNTGTGDAVYPLEPGPMADALGEFVEKFGVRVVGGCCGTTPEHLKAIVERVSLHGADLSSRAEARSAGVEGPPSAEESSSVRTGVLRLAPLAQDDTVAGSHRGSKVARAASAMRATDFDQNPKPLLIGERVNAQGSRKVKRLLLADDYEGISDVAREQVESGAHVLDVCVAVTERADEAEQMQKVVKLLSMTVETPIMIDSTEPAVIERALETIPGRAIINSINMENGRERIDKVVPLAKKHGAALVALTIDPVGMAKTRERKLEVAKKIYDIVVGEYGMRAEDLIYDDLTFTLATGDQEWVDSAVETIEGIRLIKRELPGVYTSLGVSNVSFGLAPDARAVLNSVFLHHCVEAGLDMAIVNPAHVQPYAEIPADERALADELVFNKRPDALQRFIEHFEGRATGAAAGGAADGLQIDASSELSPEAKVHWMVVHRKKDGIEAALDTAGVREQPVRVLNDVLLPAMKEVGDKFGAGELILPFVLQSAEVMKKAVKHLEQFLERAEGYTKGKVVLATVYGDVHDIGKSLVNTILSNNGYTVFDLGKQVPVNTIIEKALEVNADAIGLSALLVSTSKQMPLCVQELDRRGIQIPVLIGGAAINRRFGRRALFVEGERAYDSGVFYCKDAFEGLETMDRLQDDGTRQGFVDQLIADAKNDKFLNTNVGKDQSAGTSGGQRSDVSADNPVPSAPFFGTRTLHDIPLDEVFALLDLDELYRLQWGGRGSGPEFDAMVKKEFEPTLARLKESAKCDGWLRPRATYGLFPVQSSGNDLLVYDPDGYAKDGTTRELARFHFPRQEGRERLCIADYFRSVESGDVDVVAFQVVSVGDEADKRFQSLQGANEYTEAFYVHGLSVETAEAVAEWLHRKLRHDLGVPAGQGKRYSWGYGACPDLEDHAQLFKILPAERELGMELTSAFQLIPEQSTAAIIVHHPQAKYYAVRGA
- a CDS encoding YggT family protein, whose translation is MNVLANYEMLVRGVRTALLYLGLAIAVICAVDWAVRTRRISPFNKISRFFRTTIDPLLAPIERVIVRAGGLPSAAAWWALVLFVVLGILLLALLDFIHSILVQAVFMVQQPSTAPPILVHWVFSILIIALLVRVISTWLPISPYSRWIRWSYVLTDWMVRPMSRVIPRIGMFDITPIVLWFLLQLAEKVVVGAMM